One genomic region from Evansella sp. LMS18 encodes:
- a CDS encoding DinB family protein, whose amino-acid sequence MTFNLNEAIEVLERTPKTLEHFLAGLSETWLHSNEGDGTWNPEEVIDHLIEAEKTNWIPRLEFILQEGSAKPFPEFDRFSHLNNTDKTTIDQKFDEFKAIRAINIKKLKTLVSSDSLLDKTGFHPAFGVVKVKELLSTWVVHDLTHISQIVRVMAENYRENTGPWVEYLGILKK is encoded by the coding sequence ATGACATTCAATTTAAATGAAGCAATTGAGGTCCTTGAGCGTACGCCAAAAACACTGGAGCATTTTCTGGCAGGCCTTTCTGAAACATGGCTGCATAGTAACGAAGGGGACGGAACATGGAACCCAGAGGAAGTAATTGATCATCTGATTGAGGCAGAGAAAACAAACTGGATTCCGAGACTTGAGTTTATTCTCCAGGAAGGCTCAGCAAAACCTTTTCCGGAATTTGATCGTTTCTCCCATCTTAATAACACTGATAAAACAACGATTGACCAGAAATTTGATGAGTTTAAAGCCATCAGGGCTATTAATATTAAAAAATTGAAAACTCTCGTATCCTCTGATTCCCTGCTTGATAAGACTGGCTTTCATCCAGCTTTTGGGGTAGTGAAAGTAAAAGAACTTCTTTCCACCTGGGTAGTCCATGACCTGACACATATATCCCAAATTGTTAGAGTGATGGCCGAAAACTACCGGGAAAATACAGGACCATGGGTGGAATACTTAGGAATTTTAAAAAAGTAG
- a CDS encoding DUF2306 domain-containing protein → MFNLFLITHIGAGFICLVSGVVAMASRKKKGNHTLSGEIYHWSYVAVFITAVVMAIMHWEESAYLFYIGVFSYSLVLLGYAASKKRWKNWLGSHIGGMLGSYIGIVTATIVVNISKVPLLNELPILLFWLLPSIIGTPVIFLTGRKYKPKKKLNRAKVNV, encoded by the coding sequence CGGCGCGGGCTTTATTTGTTTAGTTAGTGGAGTGGTCGCTATGGCTTCCAGAAAAAAGAAGGGTAATCACACGTTATCAGGTGAGATATACCACTGGTCCTATGTTGCAGTATTTATTACAGCTGTAGTTATGGCGATTATGCATTGGGAAGAAAGTGCCTATCTTTTTTATATCGGGGTTTTCTCCTACTCCCTGGTCCTGCTAGGCTATGCAGCTTCTAAGAAAAGGTGGAAAAATTGGCTCGGTTCACATATTGGAGGTATGCTCGGCTCCTACATAGGTATTGTCACAGCGACTATCGTTGTGAATATATCCAAAGTCCCTCTTTTGAATGAGCTGCCAATTCTCCTGTTCTGGCTGTTGCCGTCAATTATAGGAACTCCGGTGATTTTCCTTACAGGAAGAAAATATAAACCGAAAAAGAAATTAAACAGAGCAAAAGTAAATGTTTGA